The following proteins are co-located in the Streptomyces sp. NBC_00435 genome:
- a CDS encoding ADP-ribosylglycohydrolase family protein, with amino-acid sequence MTTTDLTPTTPTTPTTLTLDDRIAGALVGGAVGDALGGPVEGWTPEQIVERHGGRVRGIVGPWHENWRTARPIAPYHKGDGHVTDDTLMTHALVRVYEAVRDHLDAYAVADHLVPDLMTIPRWIPELEADALPLQRIFLAEKWIVTRLHYAHVDPREAGNGNIVNCGAAMYMAPVGLVNAGNPAGAYAEALDVTGAHQSSYGREAAGVFAAAVAAACVPGATADSVVDTALSLAKDGTRSAIEAVCEAASRHRDFEPALAPLRAAVAPYDSVGPDYRKPSLGARRPSRLHSIEELPIALGMLLIADGAYDASVLGAVNYGRDCDSIATMAGAIAGALSGEAAVPTAWAERVAQASRLDLRAPAAALASVTREVFARDHARRRAHEAAFAALTAPR; translated from the coding sequence ATGACGACGACCGACCTCACCCCCACCACTCCCACCACCCCCACCACCCTCACCCTGGACGACAGGATCGCCGGCGCCCTGGTCGGCGGAGCCGTCGGCGACGCGCTGGGCGGCCCGGTGGAGGGCTGGACCCCGGAGCAGATCGTGGAGCGGCACGGCGGCCGCGTACGGGGCATCGTCGGGCCGTGGCACGAGAACTGGCGCACGGCCCGACCGATCGCCCCGTACCACAAGGGCGACGGCCACGTCACCGACGACACCCTCATGACGCACGCGCTGGTACGGGTCTACGAGGCCGTACGGGACCACCTGGACGCGTACGCGGTCGCCGACCACCTGGTCCCCGACCTCATGACGATCCCCCGCTGGATCCCGGAACTGGAGGCCGACGCCCTGCCCCTCCAGCGGATCTTCCTCGCGGAGAAGTGGATCGTGACCCGGCTGCACTACGCCCACGTGGACCCGCGCGAGGCGGGCAACGGCAACATCGTCAACTGCGGTGCGGCGATGTACATGGCACCGGTCGGCCTCGTCAACGCGGGCAATCCGGCGGGAGCTTACGCGGAGGCGCTGGACGTGACCGGCGCGCACCAGTCCTCGTACGGGCGGGAGGCGGCGGGCGTGTTCGCGGCGGCGGTGGCGGCGGCGTGCGTGCCGGGTGCCACGGCCGACTCGGTCGTCGACACCGCGCTGTCCCTGGCGAAGGACGGCACGCGCTCGGCCATCGAGGCGGTCTGCGAAGCCGCCTCCCGCCACCGGGACTTCGAGCCGGCGCTGGCGCCGCTGCGCGCGGCGGTCGCCCCGTACGACTCGGTCGGACCGGACTACCGCAAGCCGTCCCTGGGCGCGCGGCGGCCCTCGCGCCTGCATTCGATCGAGGAGCTGCCGATCGCGCTCGGCATGTTGCTGATCGCCGACGGCGCCTACGATGCTTCGGTGCTCGGCGCGGTGAACTACGGCCGTGACTGCGACTCCATCGCCACCATGGCCGGTGCGATCGCGGGCGCCCTGTCGGGCGAGGCGGCCGTCCCGACCGCTTGGGCCGAACGGGTCGCGCAGGCCAGCCGCCTCGACCTGCGCGCACCGGCGGCGGCCCTGGCCTCGGTGACCCGCGAGGTCTTCGCCCGCGACCACGCCCGCCGCCGAGCCCACGAAGCCGCCTTCGCCGCCCTGACGGCCCCCCGATGA
- a CDS encoding ADP-ribosylglycohydrolase family protein: protein MTWVQPEDLVGHEFRQAAEDGRAEAAEPLLRVWLAAGGHPAPTRAGASPAPAPPGLRALATGLLTALAALPHPAPTAEPTLWPGVEATWPEAVPGAEAGPGAVTGPRTTPRPARASTGTGTRTPRATPDDDTPLRRRLEAAWIGRAVGCVLGKPVEKLPLHGIRALARAAGNWPLDDWFTERGVPPEVLAAHPWNRRSAPTSLAENIDGAPEDDDLNYPLLGLLLLQRHGKCFTTADVGRLWLDELPAGRTFTAERVAYRNLLQGLEPPATATHHNPFREWIGALIRADVHGWTNPGDPAAAAAQAYRDASLTHTGNGLYAALFVAAATAAAATGRADVHTALRAGLAVVPPRSRLAEAVRFGIRAGRNTGTGTGTATATTTARPDFDTVVDRLHARYGHYHWVHAVPNTALIAAALTHADGDFTHSVCRAVSGGWDTDSNGATAGALAGLIAGSPDRIPHRWTAPLKNRLSTTVPGFDGIGFDALAQLTAQEAARS, encoded by the coding sequence TTGACCTGGGTTCAGCCCGAGGACCTGGTCGGCCACGAGTTCCGCCAGGCCGCCGAGGACGGCCGCGCGGAGGCGGCGGAGCCGCTGCTGCGCGTCTGGCTCGCGGCGGGCGGCCACCCCGCGCCCACCAGAGCGGGCGCCTCCCCCGCCCCGGCCCCGCCGGGACTCCGCGCCCTGGCGACCGGCCTCCTGACGGCCCTGGCGGCCCTCCCCCACCCCGCACCCACCGCCGAACCGACCCTCTGGCCCGGCGTCGAGGCCACCTGGCCCGAAGCGGTACCCGGGGCCGAAGCCGGACCCGGAGCCGTCACGGGACCCCGCACCACCCCACGGCCCGCCCGCGCGAGCACCGGCACCGGAACCCGCACCCCCCGCGCCACTCCGGACGACGACACCCCGCTGCGCCGCAGGCTCGAGGCCGCCTGGATCGGGCGGGCCGTCGGGTGCGTGCTCGGCAAGCCCGTGGAGAAGCTGCCGCTGCACGGGATCCGGGCCCTGGCCCGGGCCGCCGGGAACTGGCCGCTCGACGACTGGTTCACCGAACGCGGCGTACCACCGGAGGTACTCGCCGCCCACCCCTGGAACCGCCGCTCCGCCCCCACCTCCCTCGCCGAGAACATCGACGGCGCCCCCGAGGACGACGACCTCAACTACCCCCTCCTCGGCCTGCTCCTCCTCCAGCGCCACGGCAAGTGCTTCACCACCGCCGACGTCGGCCGGCTCTGGCTCGACGAGCTCCCGGCCGGCCGGACCTTCACCGCCGAGCGCGTCGCCTACCGCAACCTCCTCCAGGGCCTGGAGCCCCCGGCCACCGCCACCCACCACAACCCGTTCCGTGAATGGATCGGCGCCCTCATCCGCGCCGACGTCCACGGCTGGACCAATCCGGGCGACCCGGCCGCAGCCGCGGCCCAGGCGTACCGCGACGCCTCCCTCACCCACACCGGCAACGGCCTCTACGCCGCCCTGTTCGTGGCCGCCGCAACCGCCGCCGCGGCCACCGGCCGGGCCGACGTGCACACCGCGCTCCGGGCCGGGCTGGCCGTCGTACCGCCCCGTTCGCGCCTCGCCGAGGCCGTCCGCTTCGGCATCCGGGCGGGACGGAACACGGGTACGGGCACCGGCACGGCCACCGCCACCACCACCGCGAGGCCCGACTTCGATACCGTCGTCGACCGCCTCCACGCCCGCTACGGCCACTACCACTGGGTCCACGCCGTCCCCAACACCGCCCTGATCGCCGCCGCCCTCACCCACGCCGACGGCGATTTCACCCACTCCGTGTGCCGCGCCGTGTCCGGCGGCTGGGACACCGACTCCAACGGCGCCACCGCCGGCGCCCTCGCCGGGCTGATCGCCGGATCCCCGGACCGGATCCCGCACCGCTGGACCGCACCACTGAAGAACCGCCTCTCCACCACCGTCCCCGGCTTCGACGGCATCGGCTTCGACGCCCTCGCCCAGCTCACCGCACAGGAGGCAGCACGCTCATGA
- the rbsK gene encoding ribokinase, producing the protein MTAIAVLGSTNMDLVAYVPKAPRLGETVTGRAFRTVPGGKGANQAVAAARAGAEVVMIGAVGADEFGVRLRSALAAAGVETAALRTVEGASGTAHITVDDEGGNSIIVIPGANARVTGLEPGDESRIAAADCLLLQLELPLEAVLAGARAARAHGVRTVLTPAPAGPLPAELLATTDLLVPNELEAAALTGLTDVRQAAAALLQDVPEVVVTLGAAGALYAARGREPLLVAAPRARAVDTTAAGDTFVGALAVALGEGRPVPEALRWASAAAALSVQRRGAQDSMPTRAETDAAFKDPADPSAPADPAQREARA; encoded by the coding sequence ATGACGGCCATCGCCGTGCTCGGCAGTACCAACATGGACCTCGTCGCCTACGTCCCCAAGGCCCCCCGGCTCGGTGAGACCGTCACCGGCCGCGCCTTCCGCACCGTCCCCGGCGGCAAGGGCGCCAATCAGGCCGTGGCCGCCGCCCGCGCGGGCGCGGAGGTGGTGATGATCGGGGCGGTCGGCGCCGACGAGTTCGGCGTACGGCTTCGCTCCGCGCTCGCCGCCGCCGGGGTCGAGACGGCGGCCCTGCGCACCGTCGAGGGCGCCAGCGGCACCGCGCACATCACCGTGGACGACGAGGGCGGCAACAGCATCATCGTCATCCCCGGCGCCAACGCCCGGGTCACCGGCCTGGAGCCGGGCGACGAGTCCCGCATCGCCGCCGCGGACTGCCTGCTGCTCCAGCTCGAACTCCCGCTGGAGGCCGTGCTCGCCGGCGCCCGCGCCGCCCGCGCCCACGGTGTTCGTACGGTCCTCACCCCGGCGCCCGCGGGACCGCTGCCGGCCGAACTCCTCGCCACCACCGACCTGCTGGTCCCCAACGAGCTTGAGGCCGCGGCCCTCACCGGGCTCACCGACGTCCGCCAGGCGGCCGCGGCCCTGCTCCAGGACGTGCCGGAGGTGGTCGTCACCCTCGGCGCGGCCGGGGCCCTGTACGCGGCTCGTGGCCGCGAGCCGCTGCTCGTGGCCGCGCCCCGCGCCCGGGCCGTGGACACCACCGCCGCCGGGGACACCTTCGTCGGCGCGCTCGCCGTGGCGCTGGGCGAGGGCCGGCCGGTACCCGAAGCCCTGCGCTGGGCCTCGGCCGCCGCCGCGCTGTCCGTCCAGCGGCGCGGCGCGCAGGACTCGATGCCGACCCGCGCGGAGACCGACGCCGCCTTCAAGGACCCCGCCGACCCCTCCGCCCCCGCCGACCCCGCGCAGCGAGAGGCCCGGGCGTGA
- a CDS encoding CaiB/BaiF CoA transferase family protein yields the protein MKGPAPLQGLRVLDLATLFAGPLAATLLGDFGAEVVKVEHPNRPDPSRGHGPAKDGIGLWWKLLGRNKRTMTLDLSTPGGRDTLLRLAATADVVIENFRPGTLERWGLGWPELSAVNPRLVLTRVTAFGQEGPYAHRPGFGTLAEAMSGFAAITGEPEGPPTLPPFGLADSIAALTTAYAVMTALAGRDRTGQGQVVDLAIIEPILTVLGPHPLWYDQLGYVQPRTGNRSTNNAPRNTYRSADGRWLAVSTSAQSIAERVMRLVGRPELISEPWFATGSGRAGHADVLDEAVGGWIARHKADEVTAAFEDAEAAVALVYDVRDVMADPQYAALDTVTEVEDPELGPIRMQNVLFRLSRTPGSIRWAGRPHGADTDAVLTELGLSEAEITALRTEGAL from the coding sequence GTGAAGGGCCCCGCCCCCCTGCAAGGGCTCCGCGTCCTCGACCTCGCCACCCTCTTCGCCGGTCCCCTCGCCGCCACCCTCCTCGGCGACTTCGGTGCCGAGGTCGTCAAGGTCGAGCACCCGAACCGCCCCGATCCCTCCCGCGGCCACGGCCCCGCCAAGGACGGCATCGGGCTCTGGTGGAAGCTGCTCGGCCGCAACAAGCGGACGATGACCCTCGATCTGTCCACCCCCGGCGGCCGGGACACCCTGCTGCGGCTGGCCGCCACCGCCGATGTGGTCATCGAGAACTTCCGCCCCGGAACCCTGGAGCGCTGGGGCCTGGGATGGCCCGAACTGTCCGCCGTGAACCCGCGGTTGGTCCTGACCCGGGTGACGGCCTTCGGCCAGGAGGGCCCGTACGCCCACCGGCCGGGCTTCGGCACCCTCGCGGAGGCCATGAGCGGCTTCGCGGCGATCACCGGGGAGCCGGAGGGGCCGCCGACGCTGCCGCCGTTCGGGCTCGCGGACTCGATCGCCGCGCTGACCACCGCCTACGCCGTGATGACGGCGCTCGCCGGCCGCGACCGCACCGGGCAGGGGCAGGTGGTGGACCTGGCGATCATCGAGCCGATCCTCACCGTCCTCGGGCCGCACCCGCTCTGGTACGACCAGCTCGGCTACGTCCAGCCACGCACCGGCAACCGGTCCACCAACAACGCCCCCCGCAACACCTACCGCAGCGCGGACGGCCGCTGGCTGGCGGTGTCCACCTCCGCCCAGTCCATCGCCGAGCGCGTGATGCGGCTCGTGGGGCGGCCCGAGCTGATCTCCGAGCCGTGGTTCGCGACGGGCTCGGGACGAGCCGGTCACGCGGACGTCCTCGACGAGGCGGTCGGCGGCTGGATCGCCCGCCACAAGGCGGACGAGGTGACGGCGGCGTTCGAGGACGCCGAGGCCGCGGTCGCGCTGGTCTACGACGTACGGGACGTGATGGCCGATCCGCAGTACGCGGCCCTGGACACGGTCACCGAGGTCGAGGACCCGGAACTGGGCCCGATCCGCATGCAGAACGTCCTCTTCCGGCTCTCGCGGACCCCCGGCTCCATCCGCTGGGCGGGCCGCCCCCACGGCGCGGACACCGATGCCGTCCTCACCGAACTCGGCCTGTCCGAAGCCGAGATCACCGCTCTCCGCACGGAGGGAGCCCTGTGA
- a CDS encoding HpcH/HpaI aldolase/citrate lyase family protein, which yields MILTWLYVPGDRPEVVAKALHAGADAVIVDLEDAVSASRKEYARAATAELLAARHPVPVHVRVNALDSPWGGADLTALGGLHGLAGVRLPKISAPEQIVAAADRTGGVALYALLESAIGVERAYEIARAHPALCGLSLGEADLRADLGVTAEAGLDWPRSRVVVAARAAGLAPPAQSVFPDIRDLEALAISCARGRSLGFLGRAAIHPRQLPVIERAYLPGPEEVFAAEEVVAAARRTPGAVALPDGRFVDPAMLAGAERVVALSRRNTPVLS from the coding sequence GTGATCCTGACCTGGCTCTACGTACCCGGCGACCGCCCGGAGGTGGTCGCCAAGGCCCTGCACGCCGGCGCCGACGCGGTCATCGTCGATCTGGAGGACGCGGTGTCGGCCTCCCGCAAGGAGTACGCCCGCGCCGCCACCGCCGAACTGCTCGCCGCCCGCCACCCGGTGCCGGTCCACGTCCGCGTCAACGCCCTGGACTCCCCCTGGGGCGGCGCGGACCTCACCGCCCTGGGCGGGCTGCACGGCCTCGCCGGAGTTCGCCTGCCCAAGATCTCCGCGCCCGAGCAGATCGTCGCCGCCGCCGACCGCACGGGCGGGGTGGCGCTGTACGCCCTGCTGGAATCGGCGATCGGCGTGGAACGGGCCTACGAGATCGCCCGTGCGCACCCCGCCCTGTGCGGGCTGTCCCTGGGCGAGGCCGACCTGCGGGCCGACCTCGGCGTGACGGCGGAGGCGGGCCTGGACTGGCCGCGCTCCCGGGTGGTGGTCGCGGCCCGCGCCGCCGGGCTCGCGCCGCCGGCCCAGTCGGTCTTCCCCGACATCCGGGACCTGGAGGCGCTCGCCATCTCCTGTGCCCGGGGCCGCTCGCTGGGCTTCCTGGGGCGTGCGGCCATCCACCCGCGCCAGCTCCCGGTGATCGAGCGGGCCTACCTGCCCGGTCCGGAGGAGGTCTTCGCCGCCGAGGAGGTCGTGGCCGCGGCCCGCCGCACCCCCGGCGCGGTGGCCCTCCCCGACGGCCGCTTCGTCGACCCGGCGATGCTGGCCGGCGCGGAACGGGTGGTCGCCCTGTCCCGCCGGAACACGCCGGTCCTCTCCTGA
- the lgt gene encoding prolipoprotein diacylglyceryl transferase: protein MNLAFIPSPSTGVLHLGPIPLRGYAFCIIIGVFVAVWLGNKRWVARGGKPGTVADIAVWAVPFGLVGGRLYHVITDYQLYFVDGRDWVDAFKIWEGGLGIWGAIALGAVGAWIGCRRRGIPLPAWADALAPGIALAQACGRWGNWFNQELYGRATDLPWAVEITDGPNRVAGTYHPTFLYESLWCVGVAVLVIWADRRFKLGHGRAFALYVAAYCVGRGWIEYMRVDEAHHVLGLRLNVWTSIVVFVLAVTYLVLSAKLRPGREEIVEPDREAAADAAAGAKDGDIPAGDGEAEAGAVAETGAGPKDATADADGGEADGKAEAEDTAGAEAPGAKKL from the coding sequence ATGAACCTTGCCTTCATTCCCAGTCCGTCGACGGGCGTGCTCCATCTCGGACCGATCCCGCTGCGCGGCTACGCGTTCTGCATCATCATCGGCGTCTTCGTCGCCGTCTGGCTCGGCAACAAGCGGTGGGTCGCCCGCGGCGGAAAGCCGGGCACGGTCGCGGACATCGCCGTGTGGGCGGTCCCGTTCGGCCTGGTCGGCGGGCGCCTCTACCACGTGATCACCGACTACCAGCTGTACTTCGTCGATGGCCGCGACTGGGTCGACGCCTTCAAGATCTGGGAGGGCGGCCTCGGTATCTGGGGTGCGATCGCGCTGGGCGCGGTCGGTGCCTGGATCGGCTGCCGTCGCCGCGGCATCCCGCTGCCGGCCTGGGCGGACGCCCTGGCCCCCGGGATCGCGCTGGCCCAGGCCTGCGGACGCTGGGGCAACTGGTTCAACCAGGAGCTGTACGGCCGGGCCACCGATCTGCCGTGGGCGGTGGAGATCACCGACGGCCCGAACCGGGTCGCCGGGACCTACCACCCCACCTTCCTCTACGAGTCGCTCTGGTGCGTCGGCGTCGCCGTCCTGGTGATCTGGGCCGACCGCCGCTTCAAGCTCGGACACGGGCGGGCGTTCGCGCTGTACGTCGCCGCGTACTGCGTGGGGCGCGGCTGGATCGAGTACATGCGGGTCGACGAGGCCCACCACGTCCTGGGCCTGCGGCTCAACGTGTGGACCTCGATCGTCGTCTTCGTGCTCGCCGTGACGTACCTGGTGCTGTCCGCGAAGCTGCGGCCGGGCCGCGAGGAGATCGTCGAGCCGGACCGCGAAGCCGCCGCTGACGCCGCGGCCGGCGCCAAGGACGGGGACATCCCGGCCGGGGACGGCGAAGCCGAGGCCGGCGCGGTGGCAGAGACCGGTGCCGGGCCGAAGGACGCCACGGCGGATGCCGACGGCGGCGAAGCCGACGGCAAGGCCGAAGCCGAAGACACGGCCGGGGCCGAGGCCCCCGGGGCCAAGAAGCTCTGA
- the trpA gene encoding tryptophan synthase subunit alpha, protein MSGNIELLSATLAKAKSEDRAALVAYLPAGFPTVDGAIEAVKAVIAGGADVVEIGLPHSDPVLDGAIIQTADDIALRGGVKIADTLRTVREAHEATGAPILVMTYWNPIDRYGVERFTTELAAAGGAGCILPDLPVQESALWREHAEKQGLATVFVVAPSSKDARLATITAAGSGFVYAASLMGVTGTRESVGDQAADLVRRTRATSDLPVCVGLGVSNAAQAKEVAGFADGVIVGSAFVKLLLDAPDLSAGLAAVRALAGELSEGVRRS, encoded by the coding sequence GTGAGCGGCAACATCGAACTCCTCTCGGCCACCCTCGCGAAGGCGAAGTCCGAGGATCGCGCGGCCCTCGTGGCCTACCTCCCGGCCGGCTTCCCGACCGTGGACGGGGCCATCGAGGCCGTCAAGGCCGTCATCGCCGGTGGTGCGGACGTCGTCGAGATCGGCCTCCCGCACAGCGACCCGGTCCTGGACGGCGCGATCATCCAGACCGCCGACGACATCGCCCTGCGCGGCGGCGTCAAGATCGCTGACACGCTGCGGACCGTCCGCGAGGCGCACGAGGCGACCGGCGCCCCGATCCTGGTCATGACCTACTGGAACCCCATCGACCGCTACGGCGTCGAGCGGTTCACCACCGAGCTCGCCGCGGCCGGCGGCGCGGGCTGCATCCTGCCCGACCTGCCGGTCCAGGAGTCCGCGCTGTGGCGCGAGCACGCGGAGAAGCAGGGGCTGGCGACCGTCTTCGTCGTGGCTCCCAGCAGCAAGGACGCGCGCCTCGCCACCATCACTGCGGCGGGTTCCGGCTTCGTCTACGCCGCTTCGCTCATGGGCGTCACCGGCACCCGCGAGTCGGTCGGCGACCAGGCCGCCGATCTGGTGCGCCGTACCCGCGCCACCAGCGACCTGCCGGTCTGCGTCGGGCTCGGCGTCTCCAACGCCGCGCAGGCCAAGGAGGTCGCGGGCTTCGCCGACGGGGTGATCGTCGGCTCGGCCTTCGTGAAGCTGCTGCTGGACGCGCCGGACCTGTCGGCCGGGCTGGCCGCCGTACGGGCGCTGGCGGGCGAGCTGTCCGAAGGCGTGCGCAGGAGCTGA
- the trpB gene encoding tryptophan synthase subunit beta, protein MSSASSFFIPDPEGHIPNAEGYFGDFGGKFIPEALVAAVDEVAVEYEKAKGDPAFAAELNDLMVNYTGRPSSLTEVPRFAEHAGGARIFLKREDLNHTGSHKINNVLGQALLTKRMGKTRVIAETGAGQHGVATATACALFGLECTIYMGEIDTQRQALNVARMRILGAEVIAVKSGSRTLKDAINEAFRDWVANVDRTHYLFGTVAGPHPFPAMVRDFHRVIGVEARRQILERAGRLPDAVAACVGGGSNAIGLFHAFIPDAGVRLVGFEPAGHGVETGEHAATLTAGEPGILHGSRSYVLQDEEGQITEPYSISAGLDYPGIGPEHSYLKDAGRAEYRAVTDDQAMQALRLLSRTEGIIPAIESAHALAGALDLGKELGKDGLLVVNLSGRGDKDMDTAARYFDLYDSNASEGETK, encoded by the coding sequence ATGTCCAGCGCCAGCAGTTTCTTCATTCCGGACCCCGAGGGTCACATCCCCAACGCCGAGGGCTATTTCGGTGACTTCGGCGGCAAGTTCATCCCGGAGGCGCTCGTCGCCGCCGTGGACGAGGTCGCCGTCGAGTACGAGAAGGCCAAGGGCGACCCGGCCTTCGCGGCCGAGCTCAACGACCTCATGGTCAACTACACCGGCCGCCCCAGCTCCCTCACCGAGGTGCCCCGGTTCGCCGAGCACGCCGGCGGCGCGCGGATCTTCCTCAAGCGCGAGGACCTGAACCACACCGGCTCGCACAAGATCAACAACGTGCTGGGGCAGGCGCTGCTCACCAAGCGCATGGGCAAGACCCGTGTCATCGCCGAGACCGGCGCCGGCCAGCACGGCGTGGCCACCGCCACCGCCTGCGCGCTCTTCGGCCTCGAGTGCACCATCTACATGGGCGAGATCGACACCCAGCGCCAGGCTCTCAACGTGGCCCGCATGCGCATCCTGGGCGCCGAGGTCATCGCGGTGAAGTCCGGCTCGCGCACCCTCAAGGACGCCATCAACGAGGCGTTCCGCGACTGGGTCGCCAACGTGGACCGCACCCACTACCTGTTCGGTACGGTCGCCGGCCCCCACCCCTTCCCCGCCATGGTCCGCGACTTCCACCGGGTCATCGGCGTCGAGGCCCGCCGCCAGATCCTGGAGCGCGCCGGCCGGCTGCCCGACGCCGTCGCCGCCTGCGTCGGCGGCGGCTCCAACGCCATCGGCCTCTTCCACGCCTTCATCCCGGACGCCGGCGTCCGCCTGGTCGGCTTCGAGCCCGCCGGGCACGGCGTGGAGACGGGCGAGCACGCGGCCACGCTGACCGCGGGCGAGCCCGGCATCCTGCACGGCTCCCGCTCCTACGTCCTGCAGGACGAGGAGGGCCAGATCACCGAGCCGTACTCCATCTCGGCCGGTCTGGACTACCCGGGCATCGGCCCGGAACACTCGTACCTCAAGGACGCGGGCCGCGCCGAGTACCGCGCGGTCACCGACGACCAGGCGATGCAGGCGCTGCGGCTCCTCTCGCGCACCGAGGGCATCATCCCGGCGATCGAGTCGGCGCACGCCCTCGCGGGCGCCCTGGACCTCGGCAAGGAGCTGGGCAAGGACGGGCTGCTCGTCGTCAACCTGTCCGGCCGCGGTGACAAGGACATGGACACCGCCGCGCGCTACTTCGACCTGTACGACAGCAACGCCTCCGAGGGGGAGACCAAGTGA
- the trpM gene encoding tryptophan biosynthesis modulator TrpM, whose product MARNRPSVRTRPGSGLAGVPTAHAPLARGCRPRGCRAPARRVRGRRVRYVIGSEPGQVNGMRWRPPAAS is encoded by the coding sequence ATGGCCCGAAACCGCCCCTCCGTCCGCACCCGACCGGGCTCCGGCCTGGCCGGTGTGCCGACGGCGCACGCGCCCCTGGCGCGCGGCTGCCGCCCCCGCGGCTGCCGCGCCCCGGCCCGGCGCGTACGCGGGCGGCGGGTCCGGTACGTGATCGGTTCCGAGCCCGGTCAGGTCAACGGCATGCGATGGCGGCCCCCAGCCGCGTCGTGA
- the trpC gene encoding indole-3-glycerol phosphate synthase TrpC — translation MSVLDEIIEGVREDLAERQARVSLDELKERAAKAPQAKDGVAALRGDSVKVICEVKRSSPSKGALAAIADPAALAADYEAGGAAVISVLTEQRRFGGSLADLEAVRARVDIPILRKDFIVTAYQLWEARAYGADLVLLIVAALEQEALVSLIERAESIGLTPLVEVHDEEEVERAVAAGAKIIGVNARNLKDLKVDRSTFERVVGEIPAHIVKVAESGIRGPHDLIAYANEGADAVLVGESLVTGRDPKAAVADLVAAGAHPALRHGRS, via the coding sequence GTGAGTGTGCTCGACGAGATCATCGAAGGGGTCCGCGAAGACCTTGCCGAACGGCAGGCGCGCGTCAGCCTCGACGAGCTCAAGGAGCGTGCCGCCAAGGCGCCCCAGGCCAAGGACGGCGTCGCTGCCCTGCGCGGCGACAGCGTCAAGGTGATCTGCGAGGTCAAGCGCTCCAGCCCGTCAAAGGGCGCGCTGGCCGCCATCGCCGATCCGGCCGCGCTCGCCGCCGACTACGAGGCGGGCGGTGCGGCGGTCATTTCCGTCCTCACCGAACAGCGCCGTTTCGGCGGTTCGCTGGCCGACCTGGAGGCCGTCCGCGCCCGCGTGGACATCCCGATCCTGCGCAAGGACTTCATCGTCACGGCGTACCAGCTGTGGGAGGCCCGCGCCTACGGCGCCGACCTCGTGCTGCTGATCGTCGCGGCCCTGGAGCAGGAGGCCCTCGTCTCCCTCATCGAGCGGGCCGAGTCCATCGGTCTCACCCCGCTCGTCGAGGTGCACGACGAGGAGGAAGTGGAGCGCGCGGTCGCCGCCGGCGCCAAGATCATCGGCGTCAACGCCCGCAACCTCAAGGACCTCAAGGTCGACCGCTCCACCTTCGAGCGCGTCGTCGGAGAGATCCCGGCCCACATCGTCAAGGTTGCCGAGTCCGGCATCCGCGGGCCGCACGACCTCATCGCCTACGCGAACGAGGGCGCCGACGCCGTCCTCGTCGGGGAGTCCCTGGTGACCGGCCGCGACCCGAAGGCGGCCGTGGCCGACCTCGTCGCCGCCGGCGCCCACCCCGCCCTGCGCCACGGGCGGAGCTGA
- a CDS encoding DUF2752 domain-containing protein yields MSGENQRVDSHTSGLVPEAVRHAGPPPPAAPVSRAKRLATPALTLAAAAAALAYVGTVDPNEPGHYPVCPLFRLTGVLCPGCGGLRSAHAFAHGDLVTATGANALAVAGYFFFAGFMVLWLVRAYRGVPAPRLVVRPLYWWGIGAVALGFSLVRNLPVGSFLAP; encoded by the coding sequence ATGAGCGGAGAGAATCAGCGAGTGGACTCTCACACATCCGGCCTCGTGCCCGAGGCGGTACGGCATGCCGGCCCGCCGCCGCCCGCGGCGCCCGTTTCCCGGGCGAAGCGGCTGGCGACCCCGGCGCTCACGCTGGCCGCGGCCGCCGCGGCCCTCGCGTACGTGGGCACCGTCGACCCGAACGAACCGGGTCACTATCCGGTCTGCCCGCTGTTCAGGCTGACCGGGGTCCTGTGCCCGGGCTGCGGCGGGCTGCGCAGCGCCCACGCGTTCGCCCACGGCGATCTCGTGACAGCTACCGGGGCAAATGCCCTGGCGGTCGCCGGCTACTTCTTCTTCGCGGGATTCATGGTGCTGTGGCTGGTTCGCGCCTACCGCGGCGTACCGGCCCCCAGGCTCGTCGTACGCCCGCTCTACTGGTGGGGGATCGGCGCCGTGGCCCTGGGCTTCTCACTTGTCCGGAACCTGCCCGTGGGCTCGTTCCTGGCACCCTGA
- a CDS encoding HGxxPAAW family protein, whose protein sequence is MAGTSHGHTPAAWTGVIIAFIGFCVSGAFTVLANVWGFYAGLAVVVLGGVVGMAMKAAGMGAPKAAHNDLAEVIAANRLAAKV, encoded by the coding sequence ATGGCGGGCACTAGCCACGGACACACCCCGGCCGCCTGGACCGGTGTCATCATCGCCTTCATCGGTTTCTGCGTCTCCGGCGCCTTCACGGTGCTGGCGAACGTCTGGGGCTTCTACGCCGGCCTCGCCGTCGTGGTGCTCGGCGGTGTCGTGGGCATGGCGATGAAGGCCGCGGGCATGGGCGCGCCGAAGGCGGCGCACAACGACCTCGCCGAGGTCATCGCCGCGAACCGGCTCGCCGCCAAGGTCTGA